A section of the Subtercola frigoramans genome encodes:
- the chvE gene encoding multiple monosaccharide ABC transporter substrate-binding protein has translation MVISLAACSSSGSSSGSSTGGAAASAGGLIGVAMPTKSSERWIADGNNIKTQLEAAGYTVDLEYAEDDIPTQVSQLENMITKGAKALIIASIDGTTLTNTLQNAADNKIPVIAYDRLIRDSANVDYYATFDNYKVGVEQGTSLLTGLGVLDASGAKTGAKGPFNIELFAGSPDDNNATFFFNGAMDTLKPYIADGTLVVKSGQTDFNTVATLRWDPATAQSRMENILTSTYSDGTTKVNGILSPYDGISRGLISAVTSAGYTVGAGFPIITGQDAELDSVKAIIAGEQYSTIYKDTRELAKVAVKMASAVLSGQTPETNDTKTYDNGKKVVPAYLLQPVVVTKDNIKSVLIDGGYYTDAQVNG, from the coding sequence ATGGTGATTTCACTCGCCGCCTGCTCCTCGAGCGGTTCATCGTCAGGTTCCTCCACCGGCGGCGCAGCCGCCAGTGCGGGTGGCCTCATCGGCGTTGCAATGCCGACCAAGTCGTCTGAGCGGTGGATCGCCGACGGAAACAACATCAAGACGCAGCTCGAAGCAGCCGGTTACACCGTCGACCTCGAGTACGCAGAAGACGACATCCCCACCCAGGTCAGCCAGCTCGAGAACATGATCACCAAGGGTGCGAAAGCACTGATCATCGCCTCGATCGACGGCACCACGCTCACCAACACGCTGCAGAACGCCGCCGACAACAAGATCCCGGTCATCGCCTATGACCGCCTGATCCGTGACTCGGCCAACGTCGACTACTACGCGACCTTCGACAACTACAAGGTCGGTGTCGAGCAGGGCACGTCACTGCTGACTGGTCTCGGCGTTCTCGACGCAAGCGGAGCGAAGACCGGCGCCAAGGGCCCGTTCAACATCGAGCTGTTCGCCGGTAGCCCCGACGACAACAACGCGACGTTCTTCTTCAACGGCGCGATGGACACCCTGAAGCCGTACATCGCTGACGGAACGCTCGTCGTCAAGAGCGGCCAGACCGACTTCAACACCGTGGCAACGCTGCGTTGGGACCCGGCCACCGCCCAGTCGCGCATGGAGAACATCCTCACGTCGACCTACTCCGACGGCACCACGAAGGTCAACGGCATCCTGTCGCCCTACGACGGCATCTCACGTGGTCTGATCTCGGCTGTCACCTCGGCGGGCTACACCGTCGGCGCCGGCTTCCCCATCATCACCGGCCAGGACGCTGAGCTCGACTCGGTCAAGGCGATCATTGCCGGCGAGCAGTACTCGACCATCTACAAGGACACTCGCGAACTCGCGAAGGTTGCTGTCAAGATGGCAAGTGCCGTTCTCTCGGGCCAGACTCCTGAGACCAACGACACGAAGACCTACGACAACGGCAAGAAGGTCGTTCCGGCCTACCTGCTGCAGCCGGTCGTCGTCACGAAGGACAACATCAAGAGCGTTCTGATCGACGGTGGCTACTACACCGACGCTCAGGTCAACGGCTAA
- the mmsA gene encoding multiple monosaccharide ABC transporter ATP-binding protein yields MRHITKTFPGVKALQDVTLDVSRGEVHAICGENGAGKSTLMKVLSGVYPHGTYEGDIVFENETVEFRDISDSEAKGIVIIHQELALSPFLSIAENIFLNNEITGAFGLIDWNKTNIEASKLLARVGLRENPTTKVRDLGVGKQQLVEIAKALSKRVKLLILDEPTAALNDEDSDHLLDLILSLKGQNITSIIISHKLNEIKKISDTVTVIRDGKAIETIAKSDVTEERIIKDMVGRDLEHRYPDHTPHIGEEILRVENWTAYHPQDPTRIMVDNVNLNVKRGEIVGIAGLMGAGRTEFAMSLFGRSYGTRISGQVFKNGVEIKTRTVSEAIENGLAYATEDRKFYGLNLIEDIKRNISMAALKKLEKGGLVDDNKEYEVADGYRKSMNIKAPSVLSKVGKLSGGNQQKVVLSKWIYSDPDVLILDEPTRGIDVGAKYEIYTIINRLAAEGKGVIVISSELPELIGICDRIYAIAEGRITGEVPIENATPETLIKYMTMEKERI; encoded by the coding sequence ATGCGGCATATCACAAAGACATTCCCCGGCGTCAAGGCGCTGCAGGATGTCACGCTCGACGTCAGCCGCGGCGAGGTCCACGCCATCTGTGGCGAGAACGGTGCCGGCAAGTCCACGCTCATGAAGGTCCTGAGCGGTGTATACCCCCACGGAACCTACGAGGGCGACATCGTCTTCGAGAACGAGACCGTCGAGTTCCGTGACATCAGTGACAGCGAGGCCAAGGGCATCGTCATCATTCACCAGGAGCTTGCGCTCAGCCCCTTTCTCTCGATCGCCGAGAACATCTTCCTCAACAACGAGATCACAGGCGCCTTCGGCCTGATCGACTGGAACAAGACCAACATCGAGGCCTCGAAACTCCTTGCCCGTGTCGGCCTGCGCGAGAACCCGACCACGAAGGTTCGTGACCTCGGCGTCGGCAAGCAGCAGCTCGTCGAGATCGCCAAGGCACTCTCGAAGCGAGTGAAGCTCCTCATCCTCGATGAACCGACCGCTGCCCTCAATGACGAAGACAGCGATCACCTGCTCGACCTGATCCTCTCGCTCAAGGGCCAGAACATCACGTCGATCATCATCAGTCACAAGCTCAATGAGATCAAGAAGATCTCCGACACCGTCACCGTCATCCGCGACGGCAAGGCCATCGAGACGATCGCCAAGAGCGACGTCACCGAAGAGCGCATCATCAAAGACATGGTCGGCCGTGACCTCGAGCACCGCTACCCCGATCACACGCCGCACATCGGCGAGGAGATCCTGCGCGTCGAGAACTGGACGGCCTACCACCCGCAGGACCCGACCCGCATCATGGTCGACAATGTGAACCTCAACGTCAAGCGTGGCGAGATCGTCGGAATCGCTGGCCTCATGGGAGCGGGGCGCACCGAGTTCGCCATGAGCCTCTTCGGGCGTTCCTACGGAACACGCATCTCGGGCCAGGTCTTCAAGAACGGCGTCGAGATCAAGACCCGCACGGTGTCTGAGGCGATCGAGAACGGTCTCGCGTACGCCACGGAAGACCGTAAGTTCTATGGCCTCAACCTGATCGAAGACATCAAGCGCAACATCTCGATGGCTGCGCTGAAGAAGCTCGAGAAGGGCGGACTTGTCGACGACAACAAGGAATACGAGGTCGCCGACGGCTACCGCAAGTCGATGAACATCAAGGCACCGTCGGTGCTGTCGAAGGTCGGCAAGCTGAGTGGTGGTAACCAGCAGAAGGTCGTTCTGAGCAAGTGGATCTATTCCGACCCTGACGTGCTCATCCTCGATGAGCCGACCCGCGGGATCGACGTGGGTGCGAAGTACGAGATCTACACGATCATCAACCGCCTCGCCGCAGAGGGCAAGGGCGTCATCGTCATCTCGAGCGAGCTGCCAGAACTCATCGGAATCTGCGACCGCATCTATGCCATCGCCGAAGGCCGCATCACCGGCGAAGTACCCATCGAGAATGCAACACCCGAAACGCTGATCAAGTACATGACCATGGAAAAGGAACGAATCTGA
- a CDS encoding ATP-binding cassette domain-containing protein, with amino-acid sequence MPVPTPMLRLRSVSARSSAGTGIRAVSFEVRRGSVHGILGENLSGSSELLAALSGYLSVTEGVLELDGVPTVFAGHAEAEAAGVAVVRGRPSVVPHLTVAENVFLGRERAVRGFVKFDRLHSETTAILAQLGAGATVKAARPAGDLTPAERWVVELARAIVAERRVLLLDEPFSGLDAPGLALVGVAISRAAADGMTIIVATHRIDQLRRIAESVTVLSRGIAVETLERDSAQGQRSGHDGGAGEGASGSWGDVTTQRLIGYMTANVRVTRRVLHESIEPGPVVLAVKDWSAFDPIEATHAVVRHASLSVRRGEIVGLAGLEGSGIAELALSLFGRSWGSSSSGAIEVNGRPLAAKNPQESIAGGLSLSTDANVKYDLQLLGGIPSRISASMLARLARLGFVDRGRDYETAAPAFGLGGISELVGGRGGKGAGPGAGAAGAPGGRVSAGEQRHREALELWLGQPEGVRPAVVILDHPTRGANALGVQQLRDLIVELAASGTGVLLASADLDELLVMTTRVYTLFEGRVTAEIDTRTATPQSLLARMIGPA; translated from the coding sequence ATGCCCGTGCCCACCCCGATGCTCCGCCTGAGATCTGTCTCGGCGAGATCTTCGGCGGGCACGGGCATTCGTGCTGTGTCGTTCGAGGTGCGCCGGGGCAGCGTGCATGGCATTCTCGGCGAGAACCTCTCGGGATCATCCGAACTCCTGGCAGCCCTTTCGGGGTACCTGTCGGTGACCGAGGGAGTTCTCGAGCTCGACGGGGTGCCGACAGTCTTCGCCGGTCATGCTGAGGCTGAGGCGGCCGGTGTGGCCGTGGTGCGGGGTCGGCCGAGCGTCGTTCCGCATCTTACGGTGGCCGAGAACGTGTTTCTCGGCCGTGAGCGCGCTGTTCGCGGGTTTGTGAAGTTCGATCGCCTGCACTCGGAGACGACGGCGATCCTCGCCCAGCTCGGCGCAGGGGCCACGGTCAAGGCTGCTCGCCCGGCCGGTGATCTGACGCCGGCCGAACGCTGGGTGGTCGAACTCGCGAGGGCGATCGTCGCCGAACGCCGTGTGCTGCTGCTCGACGAGCCGTTCAGCGGCCTCGATGCTCCCGGTCTGGCGCTCGTCGGGGTCGCGATCTCGCGGGCGGCCGCCGACGGCATGACGATCATCGTTGCGACCCACCGGATCGATCAGCTTCGGCGGATCGCCGAAAGCGTGACGGTGCTCTCGCGTGGCATCGCGGTTGAGACGCTCGAACGGGATAGTGCACAAGGGCAGCGTTCGGGTCACGACGGTGGTGCAGGCGAAGGTGCGAGCGGTAGCTGGGGCGACGTGACGACGCAGCGGCTCATCGGCTACATGACGGCCAACGTTCGGGTGACACGGCGGGTTCTGCACGAGTCGATCGAGCCCGGTCCGGTGGTTCTGGCGGTAAAGGACTGGTCGGCCTTCGACCCGATCGAGGCGACCCACGCCGTGGTGCGACACGCTTCGCTCAGCGTTCGCCGCGGCGAGATCGTCGGGCTGGCCGGGCTCGAGGGCTCCGGCATCGCTGAACTCGCCCTCAGCCTCTTCGGGCGGTCGTGGGGGTCGTCGTCAAGCGGCGCGATCGAGGTGAACGGTCGCCCCCTCGCGGCAAAGAACCCGCAGGAGTCGATCGCCGGTGGCCTCAGCCTGTCGACCGACGCGAACGTGAAGTATGACCTGCAGTTGCTCGGCGGCATTCCCTCGCGTATCTCGGCGTCGATGTTGGCTCGACTCGCACGCCTAGGCTTCGTTGACAGGGGGCGCGACTACGAGACCGCGGCGCCGGCTTTCGGGCTCGGCGGCATCTCAGAGCTGGTCGGCGGCCGGGGCGGCAAGGGTGCAGGGCCCGGGGCTGGTGCTGCCGGGGCTCCGGGTGGCAGAGTGAGTGCCGGCGAACAGCGACACCGCGAGGCACTCGAGCTGTGGCTGGGGCAGCCAGAGGGGGTTCGGCCGGCCGTGGTGATTCTCGATCATCCGACTCGCGGTGCCAACGCCCTGGGCGTGCAGCAGCTTCGTGACCTCATCGTTGAGTTGGCGGCCTCGGGAACCGGCGTGTTGCTCGCCTCTGCCGACCTCGACGAGCTGCTCGTCATGACCACCCGGGTGTACACGCTGTTCGAGGGTCGCGTGACAGCCGAGATCGACACGCGCACGGCCACCCCACAGAGCCTGCTGGCGCGGATGATCGGGCCGGCCTGA
- a CDS encoding VOC family protein, translating into MTITNVQLFSVPVSDQDRARDFYVDTLGFDLVNDVQMGPDMRWMLVSPPGAQTALTLVTWFGTMPAGSLKGLVLETDDLGGEVERLRGLGVSIGEIEHAPWGSFVQFDDPDGNGIVLQATALTSD; encoded by the coding sequence ATGACTATCACCAACGTGCAGCTGTTCTCGGTTCCGGTGAGCGACCAGGATCGTGCGCGTGACTTCTACGTCGACACGCTGGGGTTCGACCTCGTGAACGACGTGCAGATGGGGCCGGACATGCGGTGGATGCTCGTCTCGCCGCCCGGCGCCCAGACGGCGCTCACGCTCGTGACCTGGTTCGGCACGATGCCCGCGGGTTCGCTGAAAGGTCTCGTGCTCGAGACCGATGACCTCGGCGGCGAGGTCGAGCGCCTTCGCGGTCTCGGCGTGAGCATCGGGGAGATCGAGCACGCGCCGTGGGGTTCGTTCGTGCAGTTCGACGACCCCGACGGCAACGGAATCGTGCTTCAGGCGACGGCACTGACCTCCGATTGA
- the mmsB gene encoding multiple monosaccharide ABC transporter permease, with product MSDLETKPADDTAAGGRVNPVDNKFTSALSHVLSDIGKNGIFLALILVVVVFEILTNGVLLRPQNVSNLIVQNGYILILAIGMVMVIVAGHIDLSVGSVAAFIGAISGVFAVNMGLPWWVSIILSLAIAALVGAWQGFWIAYVGIPAFIVTLAGMLIFRGLTLVVLGNANIGSFPDLYRSLGNGFLTNLFGEYDVDPLTIGVAVIAIVLFIVQSIRTRRGRQSYGQAVEPLGWFIVKMVLVSAVVALFAYALATFKGIPVTLIVLAVLILIYGVVMTRSVFGRHIYAIGGNLHAAELSGIKTRNVTFWLFVNMGFLAGLAGLVFTARLNLAGPKAGDGFELEAISAAFIGGAAVTGGVGTIGGAIVGGLIIGVLNNGMSIMGIGIEWQQAVKGLVLLLAVAFDVYNKRRSGGR from the coding sequence ATGTCCGATCTCGAGACGAAGCCGGCTGACGACACTGCCGCCGGTGGCCGGGTCAACCCGGTCGACAACAAGTTCACGTCAGCGCTCAGCCACGTGCTCAGTGACATCGGCAAGAACGGCATCTTCCTCGCCCTGATCCTTGTGGTCGTGGTGTTCGAGATTCTCACGAACGGCGTGCTCCTACGACCGCAGAACGTGTCGAACCTGATCGTGCAGAACGGCTACATCCTGATCCTCGCGATCGGTATGGTCATGGTGATCGTCGCCGGCCACATCGACCTGTCGGTCGGGTCGGTCGCGGCCTTCATCGGCGCGATCTCGGGTGTCTTCGCGGTGAACATGGGCCTGCCGTGGTGGGTCTCGATCATCCTGTCGCTCGCCATCGCCGCCCTGGTCGGTGCCTGGCAGGGGTTCTGGATCGCCTACGTCGGCATTCCCGCCTTCATCGTGACCCTGGCCGGCATGCTCATCTTCCGCGGGCTCACGCTTGTGGTGCTGGGCAACGCGAACATCGGGTCGTTCCCCGACCTGTACCGCTCGCTCGGCAACGGCTTTCTCACGAACCTCTTCGGCGAATACGACGTCGACCCGCTGACCATCGGTGTCGCGGTCATTGCGATCGTTCTGTTCATCGTCCAGTCGATCCGCACCCGCCGCGGCCGCCAGAGCTACGGCCAGGCCGTTGAGCCCCTCGGCTGGTTCATCGTCAAGATGGTGCTGGTCTCTGCCGTTGTGGCACTGTTCGCCTACGCACTCGCCACATTCAAGGGCATCCCCGTCACGCTGATCGTGCTGGCCGTGCTCATCCTGATCTACGGCGTGGTCATGACCCGCTCGGTGTTCGGTCGCCACATCTACGCGATCGGTGGCAACCTGCACGCTGCCGAGCTCTCGGGTATCAAGACCCGCAACGTCACCTTCTGGTTGTTCGTCAACATGGGCTTCCTCGCCGGTCTCGCCGGCCTGGTGTTCACCGCCCGACTCAACCTCGCTGGCCCGAAGGCCGGTGACGGCTTCGAGCTCGAGGCCATCTCGGCAGCCTTCATCGGTGGTGCGGCGGTGACCGGTGGTGTCGGCACGATCGGTGGCGCCATCGTCGGTGGTCTGATCATCGGTGTGCTGAACAACGGTATGTCGATCATGGGTATCGGCATCGAGTGGCAGCAGGCCGTCAAGGGCCTCGTGCTGCTGCTGGCCGTTGCCTTCGACGTCTACAACAAGCGCCGCTCCGGCGGTCGTTGA